From Phaeocystidibacter marisrubri, the proteins below share one genomic window:
- a CDS encoding helix-turn-helix domain-containing protein yields MTSNTFQLAFVKVLLRQLPKNTKPAEQIAAVLGCSTASAYRKIKADSPFTIEDITTLCSQYRISLDEAMYSDPSQAVIFKKTQDVVSIDSLEIYFHNTLAQLQALRNMPEATLYYAARDLPLFFYYRFPSLGAFKTLVWLKDSGSDFLEKNEVFDFDKVPEKITDLGYQLNQTYYDLSTSEIWTPRTMANVFEQIQYYYKSGLLRQQDAKRVLEDVAQVIDEREYRARENEKKDNIKAELYSCDFLMMSNGALAVLGENRIAWVAFNGINFVHTTNPNFCEEYERAFKQHANLGVLISGSAEKQRSEFFRKLRDQVSAMQKILDIDLKYY; encoded by the coding sequence ATGACTTCAAACACATTTCAGTTGGCTTTTGTGAAAGTATTGCTCCGCCAACTTCCCAAGAACACTAAGCCCGCTGAGCAAATCGCTGCCGTACTCGGCTGTTCAACTGCTTCGGCCTATCGCAAAATAAAAGCCGACAGCCCCTTTACCATAGAAGACATTACCACCTTGTGTTCTCAGTATCGCATTTCACTCGATGAAGCGATGTATTCAGATCCCAGTCAGGCAGTGATCTTCAAAAAGACACAAGACGTTGTGTCGATAGACTCGTTAGAGATTTATTTCCACAACACCTTGGCGCAACTTCAAGCACTTCGCAATATGCCGGAGGCCACCTTATACTATGCAGCTAGGGACCTACCTCTCTTCTTCTATTATCGATTTCCCTCCCTTGGTGCATTCAAGACTTTGGTGTGGTTGAAAGACTCTGGATCTGACTTTCTGGAAAAAAACGAAGTATTCGACTTTGATAAAGTACCCGAAAAGATCACGGATTTGGGTTATCAACTCAACCAAACGTATTACGACTTGTCGACCTCGGAGATATGGACACCCAGGACCATGGCTAACGTTTTTGAACAAATTCAGTACTACTACAAGTCGGGCTTACTACGTCAACAAGACGCCAAACGCGTTTTAGAGGACGTAGCACAAGTGATTGATGAAAGAGAGTACAGAGCCCGAGAAAACGAAAAGAAGGACAATATCAAGGCTGAATTGTACTCTTGTGATTTCCTCATGATGTCCAATGGAGCTCTTGCGGTGTTAGGTGAAAACCGAATTGCTTGGGTAGCCTTTAACGGGATCAACTTTGTGCACACCACCAATCCAAATTTTTGCGAAGAGTACGAAAGAGCATTCAAGCAACACGCCAACTTGGGGGTATTGATATCGGGCAGTGCAGAAAAGCAGAGATCTGAATTCTTCAGAAAACTCCGAGATCAAGTATCTGCTATGCAGAAGATTCTGGACATCGATCTGAAATACTATTAG
- a CDS encoding quinol:cytochrome C oxidoreductase yields MFQFTSKAKILALILIVLGAVSLAIGFISVPGGDHHDDGHATEMHADAAHADHADDHHTVATEGHGDHATEAHAEAGHHDTHGEDHGSAEEHAAHAEHAAHQQANRPWSALFVNTFFFLAIGLGTVFFLMIQYVAKAGWTVGLNRVFEAVGLFVIIPLIGMLIIIFAGVADVHHIWHWMQDGIMEKGTPNFDPIIAGKAGYLNDTFFIIRAVVYTLVWFGIIVLVRKHSLAEDLEGGTARYKKIFKLAAVFTVFFAVTSSTSAWDWIMSIDTHWFSTLFGWYTFAGMFVTALAALNILIVFLRYNNYLPWINENHQHDMAKFMFAFSVFWTYLWFSQFMLIWYADIPEEVTYYMQRFGQYNTMFLIMVALNFVAPVLLVMSRDSKRVMGLVLVTATIVLIGHWMDHFIMIMPGSVGEFYGFGWAEIGGFLLYAGLFILVVFRNLAKAPLLQKNHPMVEESKHFSL; encoded by the coding sequence ATGTTTCAATTTACTTCGAAGGCAAAAATCCTAGCATTGATCCTTATCGTTTTGGGAGCTGTATCCCTAGCGATTGGATTTATTTCCGTGCCGGGTGGAGATCATCACGATGATGGTCATGCTACAGAAATGCATGCAGATGCTGCACACGCAGATCACGCCGATGATCACCACACAGTGGCGACAGAGGGTCACGGCGATCACGCCACGGAAGCTCACGCTGAAGCTGGTCACCACGACACTCATGGCGAAGATCACGGTTCGGCTGAAGAACACGCTGCACATGCAGAACATGCTGCACACCAACAAGCCAACCGTCCATGGTCAGCATTATTCGTGAACACTTTCTTCTTCCTTGCCATTGGCTTGGGTACTGTTTTCTTCTTGATGATCCAGTACGTTGCTAAGGCGGGTTGGACCGTTGGACTTAACCGCGTATTTGAGGCTGTCGGTCTCTTCGTGATTATTCCATTGATCGGTATGTTGATTATCATCTTTGCAGGAGTTGCTGATGTTCACCACATCTGGCACTGGATGCAAGATGGAATCATGGAGAAAGGGACACCTAACTTCGATCCTATTATTGCTGGTAAGGCTGGATACTTGAACGATACTTTCTTTATCATCCGTGCTGTCGTTTACACATTGGTTTGGTTCGGAATTATAGTATTGGTTCGTAAGCATTCTCTTGCTGAAGACTTGGAGGGCGGCACTGCTCGCTACAAGAAGATCTTCAAGCTTGCTGCAGTCTTCACCGTATTCTTCGCAGTTACTTCATCTACTAGCGCATGGGATTGGATCATGTCTATTGACACGCACTGGTTCTCTACACTCTTTGGATGGTACACGTTTGCGGGTATGTTCGTTACAGCTCTGGCTGCATTGAACATCTTGATTGTGTTCTTGCGCTATAACAACTACTTGCCTTGGATCAATGAGAACCATCAACACGACATGGCGAAGTTCATGTTTGCGTTCTCTGTATTCTGGACTTACCTCTGGTTCTCTCAGTTCATGCTTATTTGGTATGCTGATATTCCGGAAGAAGTAACATACTACATGCAACGTTTTGGTCAGTACAACACCATGTTCTTGATCATGGTTGCACTGAACTTCGTAGCTCCTGTATTGCTTGTGATGTCTCGTGACTCTAAGCGTGTAATGGGATTGGTACTCGTAACGGCTACTATCGTATTGATTGGTCACTGGATGGATCACTTCATTATGATTATGCCAGGTTCTGTAGGTGAATTCTACGGATTTGGTTGGGCTGAAATTGGAGGTTTCCTTCTTTACGCAGGTCTATTTATTTTGGTTGTATTCCGCAACCTTGCGAAAGCACCACTCCTTCAGAAGAACCATCCAATGGTGGAGGAGAGCAAACACTTTTCACTCTAA
- a CDS encoding porin family protein: protein MIQKTLIFLWLLLVSLTARSQYFSGGFQLGITANQIDGDGLGGYDHIGLQAGFFTNRDLGGKWAGQLELMYIWRGSREPVSDTSNLFRADLHQISIPLIAQYNYKRLVFEGGLSADLNIITKESNLYGSYEPDPAYYPLVLNSILGVSYKLTDATIINLRSHYSLSRIQDGRIVYRGPGLFDDWIKGKHSVTIAMALYFYF from the coding sequence ATGATCCAAAAAACACTCATATTCCTCTGGCTCCTCCTGGTTTCACTAACCGCGAGGAGCCAGTATTTTTCTGGGGGATTCCAACTAGGTATCACCGCTAATCAAATTGACGGAGATGGCTTAGGGGGATATGACCACATCGGCCTTCAAGCAGGTTTCTTCACCAACCGTGACCTCGGAGGAAAGTGGGCTGGACAATTGGAGTTGATGTACATCTGGAGAGGTTCTAGAGAACCGGTATCCGACACCAGCAACCTCTTCCGCGCAGATTTACATCAAATCTCCATTCCTCTCATTGCCCAATACAATTACAAACGATTGGTGTTTGAAGGCGGGCTTTCGGCAGATTTAAACATCATTACCAAAGAGAGTAATCTGTATGGGAGCTACGAGCCAGATCCTGCGTACTACCCTTTGGTATTGAACAGCATCCTAGGAGTGAGTTATAAGCTCACTGATGCGACGATCATCAACTTGAGGTCACATTACAGTTTGAGTAGAATTCAAGACGGGAGAATCGTTTATAGAGGTCCAGGACTTTTTGATGATTGGATCAAAGGGAAGCATTCCGTGACAATTGCTATGGCTCTGTATTTTTACTTCTGA
- a CDS encoding DUF3341 domain-containing protein, producing MATTESKQIIRALYDDDDVILKAVKDTRAKGYHVNEVYSPFPIHGLDHAMGLKPTRIAIAAFLYGLTGLIVAIVMTWGMMNADWPQNIGGKPSMTWIQNMPAFVPIMFELTVFFAAHAMVWTYFAVNKLYPGADAQNPDPRTTDDKFLMEVPVKGDRDELIEFLKSSGAIEINEVTENA from the coding sequence ATGGCGACCACTGAATCAAAACAAATCATCCGCGCTCTGTACGATGACGATGACGTGATCTTGAAGGCTGTCAAGGACACTCGTGCGAAGGGCTATCACGTAAACGAAGTTTACTCTCCATTCCCTATTCACGGTTTGGATCACGCAATGGGTTTGAAGCCAACTCGCATCGCGATTGCCGCTTTCCTATACGGTCTAACCGGACTCATCGTAGCCATTGTAATGACATGGGGTATGATGAATGCGGACTGGCCACAAAATATCGGTGGTAAGCCAAGTATGACTTGGATCCAGAACATGCCGGCTTTCGTGCCAATCATGTTCGAACTTACCGTGTTCTTTGCAGCTCACGCTATGGTATGGACATACTTTGCAGTGAACAAGCTTTATCCAGGTGCTGATGCTCAGAACCCGGATCCAAGAACAACTGACGACAAGTTCCTCATGGAGGTTCCTGTTAAAGGCGATCGCGATGAGCTCATTGAGTTCCTCAAAAGCTCTGGCGCGATTGAGATTAATGAAGTAACTGAAAACGCGTAA
- the queG gene encoding tRNA epoxyqueuosine(34) reductase QueG has translation MTLRERSELIKRKASELGFAGCGISPAGFLEEEAPRLEKWLRDGNHGTMGWMENHFDKRLDPTLLVPGAKSVISFTLNYFPESVQSDANAPKIAKYAYGEDYHFVIKDKLREMVDFIKSTIGDVEGRAFVDSAPVLDRAWAAKSGLGWIGKHSLLLTKKSGSFFFIGELILDLELEPDGPTTDHCGSCTACMDACPTDAITAPYVVDSNKCISYLTIELRDAIPESFAGEMNDWAFGCDVCQDVCPWNRFSKPHSEPRFNPRDGMLEMSREEWMDISVDVFNEIFRKSAVKRTKYEGLMRNLKFLQK, from the coding sequence ATGACGCTTCGCGAAAGATCAGAGCTCATTAAGCGCAAAGCTTCAGAGTTGGGTTTTGCTGGATGCGGTATTTCTCCTGCTGGTTTTTTAGAAGAGGAAGCTCCCCGACTGGAGAAGTGGTTGCGAGATGGTAATCACGGAACCATGGGATGGATGGAGAATCACTTCGACAAACGCCTTGATCCAACCTTGCTCGTTCCTGGAGCAAAGAGCGTGATCAGCTTCACTTTGAATTACTTTCCTGAAAGCGTTCAGTCGGATGCCAACGCCCCTAAAATTGCGAAGTATGCCTATGGCGAGGATTATCACTTCGTCATTAAAGATAAGCTCCGGGAAATGGTCGATTTCATTAAGTCTACCATTGGAGATGTAGAAGGAAGAGCATTTGTGGACTCTGCACCTGTTCTCGATCGTGCTTGGGCGGCAAAGAGCGGATTGGGTTGGATTGGAAAGCACAGTCTCTTACTGACGAAGAAATCAGGATCTTTCTTTTTTATTGGGGAACTGATTTTGGATTTGGAGTTAGAACCAGATGGACCGACTACTGATCACTGTGGGTCATGTACGGCATGCATGGATGCTTGTCCAACCGATGCGATCACCGCTCCTTACGTGGTAGATTCTAACAAGTGTATTTCCTACTTGACGATTGAATTAAGGGATGCTATTCCAGAGTCGTTTGCAGGTGAAATGAACGATTGGGCCTTTGGATGCGATGTTTGTCAGGATGTTTGTCCTTGGAATCGCTTCTCCAAACCGCATTCTGAACCGAGATTTAATCCCAGAGATGGAATGCTAGAAATGAGTAGGGAAGAGTGGATGGATATCTCCGTTGATGTTTTCAACGAGATTTTTCGAAAATCCGCAGTGAAGCGAACAAAGTATGAAGGCTTGATGAGAAACTTGAAATTTCTTCAGAAGTAA
- a CDS encoding cytochrome c oxidase subunit II — MVGIITALVIVLAIIALTQVVKVYETSSALEENRNNDVSHKDNNTQGRLFLAFGILFMASFVAMIWAWGDLTLGTPGSEHGADYDFLWDLSMGTIILVFVLVQPILFYFAYKYRGVKGRTATYYEHNNTLEFIWTIIPAVALAVLITFGLYTWSNVMTPDNSEQEPIVVEVFAEQFKWTARYSGEDNQLGYANVRFIEGANSLGIDKSDDKGFDDIVVRDGLVLPKGRPVLFKFRSKDIIHSAFMPHFRAQMNCVPGMSTQFQFTPSLTTAEMRQDAGIIEKVNRINAIRAEAGKDAYEFDYVLLCNKICGASHYNMRFPITVVTPEEYDEWISEQTTFAEAQ; from the coding sequence ATGGTAGGGATTATCACGGCTTTAGTCATTGTTTTAGCGATCATCGCCCTCACGCAGGTGGTCAAAGTTTACGAGACCTCTTCAGCGTTGGAAGAGAATCGCAATAATGATGTTAGCCACAAAGACAACAATACTCAAGGTCGCCTATTCTTGGCTTTTGGTATTCTATTCATGGCCTCGTTTGTAGCGATGATTTGGGCTTGGGGTGACTTAACCTTGGGTACTCCAGGTTCTGAACACGGCGCAGATTACGATTTCTTGTGGGACTTGTCCATGGGAACCATCATACTCGTATTTGTTCTCGTTCAACCTATTTTGTTCTACTTCGCTTATAAGTACAGAGGTGTAAAAGGTCGCACAGCTACTTATTATGAGCACAATAACACACTCGAATTCATCTGGACCATTATTCCAGCTGTTGCCTTGGCAGTATTGATCACTTTTGGTCTTTACACTTGGTCGAATGTGATGACACCAGATAATTCAGAACAAGAACCAATTGTTGTTGAAGTATTTGCAGAGCAGTTCAAATGGACCGCACGTTACTCTGGAGAAGATAACCAATTGGGGTATGCCAACGTTCGTTTCATCGAAGGGGCTAACTCTTTGGGGATTGATAAGTCAGATGATAAAGGTTTCGATGATATTGTCGTTCGCGATGGGTTGGTACTTCCTAAAGGACGTCCTGTTCTTTTCAAGTTCCGCTCTAAGGATATCATTCACTCAGCATTCATGCCTCACTTCCGTGCACAGATGAACTGTGTACCGGGGATGTCTACTCAGTTCCAATTCACTCCTTCATTGACCACTGCTGAAATGCGTCAAGACGCTGGCATCATTGAGAAGGTGAATCGCATCAACGCAATTCGCGCTGAAGCTGGAAAAGACGCCTACGAATTCGACTACGTATTGTTGTGTAATAAGATCTGTGGAGCTTCACACTACAACATGCGTTTCCCGATTACTGTAGTTACTCCTGAGGAGTACGACGAATGGATTTCAGAACAAACGACTTTCGCTGAAGCTCAATAA
- a CDS encoding cytochrome c oxidase subunit I, which yields MSAEAHAHDEHHEHHQTFFTKYVFSTDHKMIAKQFLITGMIMGIIGVAMSLLFRLQLAWPGEPMPILNTLLGDKFAPGGVMDPNIYLALVTIHGTIMVFFVLTAGLSGTFSNLLIPLQIGARDMASGFLNMLSYWFFFASSVVMLASLFVEAGPASAGWTIYPPLSALETAIPGSGMGMTLWLVSMTLFIVSSLMGSLNYIVTILNLRTKGMSMTRLPLTIWAFFVTAILGVLSFPVLLSAALLLVFDRSFGTSFYLSDIMLGSELLTNQGGSPVLFEHLFWFLGHPEVYIILLPALGITSEVISTNARKPIFGYRAMVGSILAIAFLSFIVWGHHMFVTGMSPFLGSVFTFTTLLIAIPSAVKAFNYITTLWKGNLQFTPAMLFSVGLVSTFVAGGLTGIILGDSALDIAVHDTYFVVGHFHIVMGLSAIFGMFAGVYHWFPKMFGRRMNKMLGYIHFWVTFVCAYGVFFPMHFTGMAGLPRRYFENTNFPMFDDLQDINILITVFAIIGGLAQVFFIFNFFYSALRGPKSSQNPWRANTLEWTTPVEHIHGNWPGEIPEVHRWAYDYSKPGADEDFIPQTVALRPGETSGH from the coding sequence ATGTCGGCAGAAGCACACGCACACGACGAACACCACGAGCATCATCAGACCTTCTTTACGAAGTACGTGTTCAGCACGGACCATAAGATGATTGCGAAGCAATTCTTGATCACGGGTATGATCATGGGTATTATTGGTGTTGCCATGTCCCTTCTTTTCCGTCTTCAACTAGCTTGGCCAGGTGAACCAATGCCTATCCTCAATACTCTATTGGGCGATAAGTTTGCTCCAGGTGGAGTTATGGATCCAAACATCTACTTAGCCCTTGTAACGATTCACGGTACCATTATGGTGTTCTTCGTGTTGACTGCAGGCTTGAGTGGAACGTTCTCGAACCTCCTTATTCCATTGCAGATTGGTGCACGTGATATGGCGTCTGGATTCCTCAACATGCTTTCATATTGGTTCTTCTTTGCGTCGAGTGTGGTCATGTTGGCTTCTCTCTTTGTTGAAGCTGGGCCAGCCTCTGCAGGTTGGACTATTTATCCACCATTGAGTGCGCTAGAAACAGCGATCCCTGGTTCCGGTATGGGTATGACACTTTGGTTGGTGTCTATGACACTCTTCATCGTTTCATCTTTGATGGGTTCATTGAACTATATCGTTACGATTTTGAACTTGCGTACAAAGGGTATGAGCATGACTCGTCTTCCTTTGACAATCTGGGCCTTCTTTGTAACAGCAATTCTTGGTGTTCTTTCCTTCCCTGTTTTGTTGAGTGCAGCCCTTTTGCTTGTATTCGACCGTAGCTTTGGAACTAGCTTCTACCTTTCTGACATCATGTTGGGTAGTGAGTTATTGACAAACCAAGGTGGTAGCCCTGTACTTTTCGAACACTTGTTCTGGTTCTTGGGTCACCCTGAAGTTTACATCATCCTTCTTCCTGCGTTGGGTATCACTTCAGAAGTAATTTCTACTAACGCTCGTAAGCCAATCTTCGGTTACCGCGCGATGGTAGGTTCGATCTTGGCCATTGCATTCCTTTCGTTTATCGTTTGGGGTCACCATATGTTCGTGACAGGTATGAGTCCTTTCTTGGGTTCTGTCTTTACCTTCACCACATTGTTGATTGCGATTCCGTCGGCTGTAAAAGCATTTAACTACATCACTACCTTGTGGAAAGGTAACTTGCAGTTTACACCTGCGATGTTGTTCTCGGTTGGTTTGGTATCCACATTCGTTGCCGGTGGTCTTACAGGTATTATTCTTGGTGACTCTGCATTGGATATCGCCGTTCACGATACATACTTCGTAGTGGGGCACTTCCACATTGTAATGGGACTATCTGCTATCTTCGGTATGTTCGCCGGTGTTTACCACTGGTTCCCTAAGATGTTCGGCAGAAGAATGAATAAGATGTTGGGTTATATCCACTTCTGGGTGACGTTTGTGTGTGCCTATGGAGTATTCTTCCCAATGCACTTTACAGGTATGGCTGGTTTACCACGTCGTTACTTTGAGAACACTAACTTCCCAATGTTTGATGACCTTCAAGACATCAACATCTTGATTACTGTCTTTGCTATCATTGGTGGTTTGGCACAGGTGTTCTTCATCTTCAACTTCTTCTACAGTGCACTTCGTGGTCCAAAGAGTTCTCAAAACCCTTGGAGAGCGAATACTTTGGAATGGACAACTCCGGTTGAGCATATCCACGGTAACTGGCCAGGAGAAATTCCAGAAGTTCACCGTTGGGCTTACGATTACAGCAAGCCAGGTGCCGATGAGGATTTCATTCCTCAAACCGTTGCACTCCGACCAGGTGAAACATCAGGACACTGA
- a CDS encoding Omp28 family outer membrane lipoprotein: protein MKKLLIPVAIFTSFIFGIMSCDVIEDPLKDGGVVNPPSNDTVYRNVLIEDFTGHRCKNCPKASKAIEQITDLYGDRVVAIGIHSGPSEFTAPLPPDYPTDFRTADGDAIASFFGGVPAQPIGMVSRLDYTGTGISHFKLYNSWAGESAALIDQLAIAKIEATGTVSGSNLLTDATVTFIGDQNGTYKIAIYLVENDVVAPQLMPDDTRDANYVHHNVLRKAITQPMGDALASGAISDSASFDVNYTTALDASWNTSNLKVICLVIDDANQEVMQVISEDVQ, encoded by the coding sequence ATGAAGAAATTATTGATTCCTGTTGCCATCTTCACCTCATTCATCTTCGGAATAATGAGTTGTGACGTAATTGAAGATCCATTGAAGGATGGCGGAGTAGTAAACCCTCCGAGCAACGATACCGTGTACCGTAATGTTCTCATCGAAGACTTCACCGGACACCGTTGCAAGAACTGTCCAAAGGCTTCAAAGGCCATAGAACAAATCACTGATTTGTACGGAGACAGAGTCGTTGCAATTGGTATCCATTCAGGGCCATCTGAGTTCACGGCACCACTACCTCCTGATTATCCAACTGATTTTAGAACGGCAGATGGTGATGCTATCGCTTCCTTCTTTGGAGGAGTTCCCGCTCAGCCCATTGGAATGGTAAGCCGTTTGGATTATACCGGAACTGGCATTAGCCACTTTAAGCTCTATAATTCATGGGCCGGTGAATCTGCGGCTTTGATTGACCAACTGGCCATTGCCAAAATTGAAGCAACGGGAACGGTTTCTGGATCGAATTTACTGACAGATGCCACAGTTACCTTTATAGGCGACCAAAACGGCACTTATAAAATTGCCATCTACCTCGTTGAAAATGACGTGGTAGCTCCGCAACTTATGCCAGACGACACACGTGATGCGAACTACGTTCACCACAACGTTCTTCGAAAGGCCATCACACAGCCTATGGGCGACGCCTTGGCAAGTGGCGCGATTTCAGATAGCGCTTCTTTTGATGTCAACTATACCACGGCCTTGGACGCTAGTTGGAATACTAGCAATCTGAAAGTAATTTGCCTAGTGATTGATGATGCCAATCAAGAAGTAATGCAAGTTATCTCTGAAGACGTTCAATGA
- the ruvB gene encoding Holliday junction branch migration DNA helicase RuvB → MDRLLDGDESGFSPEELDLEKKLRPASFDDFAGQDKVLDNLRVFVAAAKGRGEALDHVLLHGPPGLGKTTLANIIANELGVGIKITSGPVLDKPGDLAGLLTNLEENDVLFIDEIHRLSPIVEEYLYSAMEDYKIDIMIETGPNARSVQIGLNPFTLVGATTRSGLLTSPLRARFGINSRLEYYSTELLSNIVERSAIILNVPMSADASVEIARRSRGTPRIANALLRRVRDFAQVKGNGSIDVEIAQYGLNALDVDEHGLDDMDNKILTSIIDKFRGGPVGLNTLATAVSEQADTLEEVYEPYLIKEGYLVRTPRGRMTTDKAYKHLGRKRPADQRGLFD, encoded by the coding sequence ATGGATAGATTGCTAGACGGAGACGAGAGCGGTTTTTCACCTGAAGAACTGGATCTAGAGAAGAAGCTTAGGCCGGCGTCGTTTGACGACTTTGCTGGACAGGATAAGGTTCTCGACAACTTGCGTGTCTTCGTTGCGGCGGCAAAGGGAAGAGGTGAAGCGTTGGATCACGTCCTTCTACATGGCCCTCCAGGTTTGGGAAAAACCACCTTGGCCAATATCATTGCCAATGAGCTCGGCGTGGGGATTAAGATTACCAGCGGGCCTGTATTGGACAAACCAGGTGATTTGGCCGGACTACTGACCAATTTAGAGGAGAATGATGTCCTCTTCATTGACGAAATACATCGATTGAGCCCTATTGTAGAAGAGTACTTGTATTCCGCAATGGAGGATTATAAGATCGATATCATGATAGAAACGGGACCCAATGCAAGATCGGTTCAGATTGGATTGAATCCGTTTACCTTGGTCGGTGCAACTACCCGTTCAGGTTTATTGACCTCTCCACTTCGGGCACGTTTTGGGATCAACTCCCGACTCGAATATTATTCAACGGAACTCTTGTCCAACATCGTCGAACGATCGGCAATCATCCTAAATGTGCCAATGTCAGCTGATGCATCGGTAGAAATAGCGAGAAGAAGTAGAGGAACACCGAGAATCGCCAATGCATTATTGCGTCGTGTAAGAGACTTTGCACAGGTGAAGGGCAACGGATCCATTGATGTTGAAATCGCTCAGTACGGTTTGAATGCACTAGATGTAGATGAACACGGATTGGACGACATGGACAACAAGATATTGACGTCCATTATCGATAAGTTTAGAGGTGGACCTGTTGGATTGAACACCTTGGCAACGGCTGTTTCAGAACAAGCCGACACCTTGGAAGAAGTGTATGAGCCCTACCTCATTAAGGAAGGATACTTAGTTCGTACCCCTAGAGGCCGAATGACCACGGATAAGGCGTACAAGCACTTGGGTAGAAAGCGCCCTGCGGATCAAAGAGGTCTTTTCGATTGA
- a CDS encoding c-type cytochrome, with translation MKMTNVIRTTLAVSAFAVVATSCNYDKTTPGYTYMDDMYVSPSLETYQATEMFDNGMEAQTPVEGTIPRGYHPYQVPNTPEGYALSKTDASLTPANFAAMDPAEGKELYNVFCSHCHGTKGDGVGILVENEKILGVPGYGNTRLPDITPASAYHVIMYGKGIMGSHASQLTFEERWKIIRYVWKLRAEQSGMDDISAEAPATEEAVVETETTEEPA, from the coding sequence ATGAAGATGACCAATGTCATCCGGACAACCCTTGCGGTTTCTGCTTTTGCTGTTGTAGCGACTTCATGTAACTACGACAAGACAACTCCGGGTTACACTTACATGGACGACATGTATGTATCTCCATCTTTGGAGACTTACCAGGCAACAGAGATGTTTGATAACGGCATGGAAGCGCAAACTCCGGTAGAAGGAACTATCCCACGTGGATATCATCCTTATCAAGTGCCCAACACTCCAGAGGGGTATGCACTATCTAAAACCGATGCGTCATTGACTCCTGCGAATTTCGCAGCAATGGATCCGGCTGAGGGTAAGGAATTGTACAACGTATTCTGTTCGCACTGTCACGGTACGAAGGGTGACGGTGTAGGTATCCTCGTTGAAAATGAAAAAATTCTTGGTGTTCCAGGTTATGGAAACACACGTCTTCCTGATATCACTCCAGCATCTGCGTACCACGTGATAATGTACGGTAAGGGTATCATGGGTAGCCACGCTTCTCAGCTTACGTTTGAAGAGCGTTGGAAGATTATCCGTTACGTGTGGAAACTCCGTGCGGAGCAATCAGGAATGGACGATATCTCAGCGGAAGCACCTGCTACTGAAGAAGCAGTTGTAGAAACTGAAACAACAGAAGAACCAGCTTAA